tgacTGTTAGATATGTAATACTCCAGCATAGAGATTAGAGTCGGTTTGATGGCTGttatgttttattgtattttttttttgcacaattgTCCAAACCTGGACAATTTAAAGACATCATCATTAGGCGACCTGACTGTGGGCGACTAAAATGGGATCACAAGCAGAAAACAATACCTTCTAGTGCATTTAGTTGTTGGTTTACTTTTGTGATAAATCTTTTGAAATGTTTATCTGTGACATGCCAAAACAGTGTAACAGTAGCATAGGTAAAGAAGAGAATAGatatagactgtataataaaatagacaacatgacagctccctaaaaatgaagccaacacatcttgattgccccctggtggcagTATAGCTCATAAATCCCACCCCCTTCATGTTAGCGGATTggacatgagccaaactaaagaaatcaaataaatttttcccaatgatgttttctgtcattttaggtaatTCTTTAAACTCTGACGTATCAAGCGTTTGTATTCCTATTTGGTCATAGCTAGTTGTATGGTGATATATAAAAAGGGGATTTTTGCGTCACGAtcgacagctgtgtgtgccagtggAGTGCCCGAGCACTGCTTGCGATTGGTTGGACAGTGGTGACTTGATACTGCGGATATTGCTATgtcacagactctggctccaaatgacatcaccagcacaGGATAGCAGTGGAagtatccaggatattttggcttcatttttacaCAGTGGAAGAAAGTGGATCGTCGATCTTATATACAGTCACTGATATAAAGTCAGTGTACCGACTCAATAAGTCAGCTTCACAGTAATATTAAAAGTTGGCTAACGTTAGTCACAATAAAATATCAGTCATGCCAGACCAAAGTGGGCTGTAGCAGCAAAATGACTTTGTATTACATCAGGGGTGTGTTTTATTGCTTATGAGTTCAACTTTTCATCTGTACAAGGACGACTGCTGTAATTCTTCTTTTACAAATTAGGTAGAGTCACTTAAAGACACAGCTattagaaataaacaaacagcaagAGATGTTTAATTATGGTACTCTGACGTTGTGTTCAAAACATAAATACCATCATGCTCAGCTGCATTTCTggaataaaacttttttctcTTACCATCGTACTCAGGGAAGTAGTCGACCAAATGCGAATACATGATTTTCTCCTCCAGTAAATCGATCTTGTTGAGGAACAAGATGACTGAGGAATCTTTGAACCACTTGTATTTTATGATTGTCTGGAACAAGGCCAGGCTCTCCTCCATGCGATTCTTTGAAGAACACATGACACAAACATCTTAGCATGAGCAGAAACATGGGACCAGAAATAGTGTTAGACAGCAGTACTTCAGCAGTGATTGTATGTGTGAGCAAATTCAATTGGCTGTAATCTCATCAAGTGAACAAGCCTCTCTGAGTAGTGCACTTTGCTGAACAGAGTGACTAAAGAGCTCCCCCTGCAGGTGAACTGTGTGAACTGCCACAGAGGAGAGTGAGGATGAGGTCTATCATTGTGACCagaaagagcgagagagagagagaaaaagagagaagagagaagcgAGACTGGTGCTGGACTCTAGGAAATCTAGGTCATCATCTCCACCTAACAGGTTTGGCcttaaacaaaagacacaatgtCCCTTTGTGTCCCTGCCACTGATTTTTTTGATCTTCCCAAAGTGAGCCCCTTTCATTTCCTTATACAGACTGACAGCATATACAGGAACAGATTATCCCATAATTGCAACAGATTATTTTGTAGGCAGCAGCCCGCATCTTACCTCATTGGCAGACTCAACAAGGACCTGATCGTACTCGCTGAGCGCCACAAGGAACATGATGGAAGTGACTTCCTCAAAACAGTGAatccacttcctcctctctgaACGCTGGCCGCCCACATCCACCATCCTACAGCCACAAGTTCaagacatcattaaaaaaaaaaatctgtatattACTAATTTACAGCCAGTTTGATTCTTTGTATTCAGTGCTGGGTTATGGTGATGGATTAGATTATTAAATCCCGTAATATAAATAATATGAGGAGAGCTTGACCATTGGTAATGTAGACATGATGACCCCTGACGTTTAACCCAGAGCAGTGTAGTAAGTTCACAAAGCTGCACCAGATAACTATATTGCAGCATTTGAGCATCCATTGCATATTTACATTAAcaatacaataaattaaatctaGTCTAATATCACAGTATCAACATTATATCAATGTACTGCTTAGTTTTATCTGTGTAATTGCCATTACCTAAAATCTGTTTGGTATGTGTTGAAACGCTACAGTGCTTTCACCAGGAAACTGTAAGTATTTGCTTTTGTGGAATCAAGGTTAAAATATGGGAATTGAAACTTTCACTTCCTCAAATAATCTGCTGGACTCAAAATGAGACATTTAAGTGTTtcattattacaaaaaaaaaacaacttccaaAGCTGGCCTGATTTGACATCACTAATGAAACTTGTAATACTACAGTataaatgggcaaaacaacagCACGGACCCCTGACAATTAATTATTAAACAAGGTCCAGCTGTGCTCCAACAAGACTATTAAACACTAACAAGACATAATGGCTTCCGACTTGTCTCTCTACTTTCACAACAGTGCTCTTTAGTCTTGTCAAAGGACACAGGAGGCTGTagactaagagtctacagccatgccagCAGCTCAGTGAGGCTGCACTTAAGCACAGTAATGCTTTTAGctgaatgctaacatcagcatgctaagtTTCACCATGACAATGCAAATACACTGATGAGGATAATGTTTACCATCTCAGTGTATTAGTATGCAAACAGAGAGTAGAACTGAATACAAAGTACAGTCccggctgatgggaatgtcatagttttataaatattaaaggtccagtgtgtaggatttagcgaCATCTAGCTGTGAGACTGCAGAtcacaaccaactgaaacttctcttcAAGCTGTGaaggagaactacggtggccaatATGAAAACGCAAACATCCCTAACTAgagcaagtgtttggtttgtctgttctgggctacggtagaacaacatggtgcattctgtggaagaggacccactctgtatgtagatacaAACCGTAAACATTAAGTTTAaagggccgtacacatgctgcgtcacTCCCTGGAAAATGCAAGCTCAGGCATTAGGCACtacttttgtgcttttttttgaTCCAGCTTTCAAGAATACGGCAGTAGGTTGcttctgaggttgctaagcaactttAACAAGTACTGTAttgtagcctatttacctgaaatcctgagtgcagagctgatcttcttctagGTGCTGTTTGTGTATGGGCATATTGTCTGTGTGACGGAAGAAAAGCTCTGGCGgccctgcaccaaaatgatcaaattttCTATATTTTCCACAGACTGATATTATAGAAGGAGGGAAAGATATTTGTCATCTGTGATTGTTttttcctcatcacatgacatgcagtacatgctgctgcattccaaaagtaGAACTCGTTTAACTCAGGGTGCAGCCATCACGGCCTGAAAAACAGGCATCACACTGGCGTTGGAGCGCACCTGCCACACCTCCTCATTGGAAACAAcgaatttgagggtgcaaaaaacacagcatATGTACGGCCCCTAAAGCCACTGCTATGGCTGAGGATATCAACAAAGAAGTAATGAATATAGATCATTTCAGTTATGCAGAGATGACCAAACTGGCATGAGAGGAAGGGAAACTGTCTGCTGACATTACTGAGGAACAACGCAAACTCACTGAGGCAGACCATCATCATCTTCCACTTTCCCATGTACTGATTCACTGTTCCCGTGATCATCAAGGGCTGGACTGGGCTTTCCCTACTCACAGGAGAAGCGATACAGCCAGGGAGTCTTCAAGGCCACTGGGTCTCATGAGTCCATGTTCAGTGCCAATGGCGTACAGGTCAGATACttcataaacatatttattattctgccagtagatgcctctaattcctacacactgtactTAAAAGCTGCCAAAGGTTTTACAATTTATcctcagtgtgtaaatgtgtcatGTGTGAAATGTGTTAACCAAATTTCattgcaatccatccaatagttgttgagacattttacCAAAAAACACCCAGAAATGTCAGCCTCATAGTGCCGCTGAAGAAACATTTTTCACCAGTCAACACATTATCTACTAAATTTCCAGAAAACTTATAATGATAAACAGTATATCAATTTCACATTACAAAACTATATATTAGATATTATTCTTATTCACTGTGACCTCCACTATGACCTTAGCTACAACAAAACCACTCCGACATAAACACTCACCTGAACACCACGTTCTGCAGGTCAAAGGGGTACTCTATAATACCTGTTGTGGGCACCCTCACCCTCAGGACATCCTGCTGGGTTGGCAGATAAGCAGCATCAGAAATTCGCTCCATGTCATTCAGATAGCTGTTAACACAGGAGGACAACCCAGAGTTAGGCAGGTAAAGGACAGAGGAGACTTAAAatattcacatcatggatgtctCTGTGTCTGCCACTTCACTATAAGCCAGAATTTAAATAGTATTTCACTGCTTTTAAGCCTTTTGTCAACAACCTAAAATGGAATAATCACAGAGCCCTCTGAGTGCATTAAATAGACAACTAGCAGATGAAACAATGGAAAGTGTTTGGCAGTGTCTGAGCAGTTATTAGTTTCTGTTTACACTCACTATTTGGCTGAGTCTGAGAGCTGGTATTCCCTCTTACGACTGTAGCATTCCTGAATCCCCGGGTCACTCCACAGGCTCTTGATGGCATCCGCGAAAGGGCTGGTTAATGTTGTGACCTTCTCCACATCAACCTCACGGACAAGATTGGCATTTGCCTGAACAACAAATGGGTGACACACTGAAATGAATAACATAACCCAACACACATACAGGGGGATTTACGATGAAgatgatgtcatgtttgtgttcttgtgcaTTGTTACTGTAGTGTTATGAAAGATAAAATGCATATAAAGCTTTATGGTGCAATGTGTAAGATATGTCCAGAACTTAAGTTTAAAAtatctacactgaacaaaaatataaacgcaccacttttgtttttgcccccatttttcatgagctgaactcaaagatcttaaacattttctatccacactaaagaccatttcctcacaaatattgttcacaaatctgtctaaatctgtgttagtgagcacttctcctttgccgagataatccatcccacctcacaggtgtggcatatcaagatgctgattagacagcatgaatattgcacaggtgtgccttaggctggccacaataaaaggccactctgaaatgtgcagttttatcacaccgcacaatgccacagatgtcgcaagttttgagggagcgtgcaattggcatgctgattgcaggaatgtccaccagagctgttgcctgtgaattgaatgttcatttctctaccataagccgtctccaaaggcgtttcagacagtttggcagtacatccaaccggcctcacaaccacagaccacgtgtaaccacaccagcccaggacctccacatccagcatgttcacctccaagatcgtctgagaccagccacccggacagctgctgcaacaatcggtttgcataaccaaagaatttctgcacaaactgtcagaaaccgtctcagggaagctcatctgcatgctcgtcgtcctcatcggggtctcgacctgactgcagttcgttgtcgtaaccaacttgagtgggcaaatgctcacattcgatggcatctggcacgttggagaggtgttctcttcatggatgaatcccagttttcactgttcagggcagatggcagacagcaagtgaggcgtcgtgtgggggggcggtttgctgatgtcaacgctgtggatcgagtggcccatggtggcggtggggttatggtatgggcaggcgtatgttatggacaacaaacacaggtgcattttattgatggcattttgaatgcacagagatatcgtgacgagatcctgaggcccat
The sequence above is drawn from the Epinephelus fuscoguttatus linkage group LG18, E.fuscoguttatus.final_Chr_v1 genome and encodes:
- the LOC125878622 gene encoding guanine nucleotide-binding protein G(q) subunit alpha-like; translation: MTLSSVGACCLSPEAKEARRINDEIERQLRRDKKDSLREYKLLLLGTGESGKSTFIKQMRIIHGRGYSDEDKRGFTRLVYQNIFTAMQAMIQAMSTLHIPYKYEHNKANANLVREVDVEKVTTLTSPFADAIKSLWSDPGIQECYSRKREYQLSDSAKYYLNDMERISDAAYLPTQQDVLRVRVPTTGIIEYPFDLQNVVFRMVDVGGQRSERRKWIHCFEEVTSIMFLVALSEYDQVLVESANENRMEESLALFQTIIKYKWFKDSSVILFLNKIDLLEEKIMYSHLVDYFPEYDGPQRNLKAVKEFILDMFVSLNPNEKKIIYSHFTCATDTDNIRFVFSAVKDHILHTNLEVYNLV